One part of the Gossypium raimondii isolate GPD5lz chromosome 1, ASM2569854v1, whole genome shotgun sequence genome encodes these proteins:
- the LOC105785519 gene encoding probable AMP deaminase, with product MDSSTPIPSLHLAMAALLGASLMAVSAFYIHKRSVDQVIDRLIEIRRECVPQARRPRSRLVSDEDEEDEEVDYEQDNRRLEIEEVDQCLDQKSSASKSFDEKMEVSRSSRISSSMPNVALRNEWFEEDAKFDQAVRERVQSCSASSLEKLNFIPSGLPPLQTSWRGESQTFSHGGSTMRLATYGRLMTPRSPGGNAAGDSDDEGTEPADEDEILFADKNIDVSADLLKDVATKVQNSFPLPFRGDSVNHARDKTYQASGNEERSCVNLVGKGNVDSASVGIFENDPVFTKTSLPLRSTLHDSTNVEEEEVRKMVRECLELRDNYVYREEIAPWTKEPVMEPSTPKASCDPFHFEPVEKTAHHFRMEDGVIHVYASESGTVELFPVASSTTFFTDMHHLLKVMSAGNVRSACHHRLRFLEEKFRLHLLVNADREFLAQKSAPHRDFYNIRKVDTHVHHSACMNQKHLLSFIKSKLRKEPDEVVIFRDGKYMTLKEVFESLDLTGYDLNVDLLDVHADKSTFHRFDKFNLKYNPCGQSRLREIFLKQDNLIQGRFLAEVTKQVLSDLETSKYQMAEYRVSIYGRKQSEWDQLASWFINNEIYSETTVWLIQLPRLYNVYKQMGIVKSFQNILDNVFIPLFEVTVDPNSHPQLHVFLKMVVGFDLVDDESKPERRPTKHMPTPAEWTNEFNPAYSYYAYYFYANLYTLNKLRESKGMQTIKLRPHCGEAGDIDHLAAAFLLCNNISHGINLRKSPVLQYLYYLAQIGLAMSPLSNNSLFLDYHRNPFPSFFQRGLNVSLSSDDPLQIHLTKEALVEEYSVAAQVWKLSACDLCEIARNSVYQSGFLHMSKLHWLGNKYFLRGPEGNDIQKTNVPNMRIAFRHETWIDEMQYLYSGRARIPEEIDPAM from the exons ATGGACTCGTCTACGCCTATCCCTTCGTTGCACTTGGCCATGGCGGCGTTACTCGGAGCTTCATTAATGGCCGTATCCGCATTTTATATCCACAAACGCAGTGTCGACCAGGTCATCGATCGGCTTATCGAGATCCGCCGCGAATGTGTGCCGCAGGCAAGGCGGCCTCGAAGTCGCCTTGTCTCCGATGAAGACGAAGAGGATGAAGAAGTGGATTACGAACAAGATAATAGACGACTAGAAATAGAAGAAGTGGATCAGTGCCTCGACCAAAAATCGAGCGCGTCTAAATCTTTTGATGAGAAAATGGAGGTGTCGAGGAGTTCTCGCATTTCCAGTTCGATGCCTAACGTGGCTTTGCGCAATGAGTGGTTCGAGGAGGATGCTAAATTTGATCAGGCGGTGAGGGAAAGAGTTCAAAGTTGCTCTGCTTCGTCGCTTGAGAAGCTTAACTTTATTCCTTCGGGTCTTCCTCCTCTTCAAACATCTTGGAGAG gAGAAAGTCAGACTTTTAGTCATGGAGGTTCCACTATGAGGTTGGCTACCTATGGTCGGCTAATGACTCCAAGGTCGCCTGGTGGCAATGCTGCTGGGGATTCAGATGATGAAGGGACAGAGCCTGCGGATGAGGATGAGATTCTTTTTGCTGACAAGAATATTGATGTTTCTGCTGATTTGTTAAAG GATGTTGCTACAAAAGTTCAAAATTCGTTTCCTCTTCCATTTAGAGGCGATAGTGTTAACCATGCTCGTGACAAGACCTATCAAGCTTCTGGGAATGAGGAAAGATCTTGTGTGAATCTAGTTGGCAAGGGAAACGTTGATTCAGCTTCAGTTGGCATATTTGAGAATGATCCTGTTTTTACCAAGACTAGTTTGCCTCTCAGAAGCACATTGCATG ACTCAACAAATGTTGAAGAGGAGGAAGTAAGAAAGATGGTACGGGAGTGCTTGGAATTGCGAGACAATTATGTTTACAGGGAGGAGATTGCTCCATGGACCAAGGAACCTGTGATGGAACCTAGCACTCCAAAGGCGAGCTGTGATCCATTTCACTTTGAACCTGTGGAAAAAACAGCG CATCACTTTAGGATGGAAGATGGAGTCATACATGTTTATGCAAGTGAAAGTG GCACTGTTGAGCTTTTTCCTGTTGCAAGTTCAACAACATTTTTCACTGATATGCATCACCTCCTAAAAGTCATGTCAGCTGGAAATGTTCGATCTGCTTGTCATCACCGACTAAGGTTTCTAGAAGAG AAGTTCCGCCTTCATCTGTTAGTAAATGCAGATAGGGAGTTTTTGGCTCAGAAGAGTGCACCACACAGGGATTTCTACAATATCCGGAAGGTTGATACACATGTGCATCATTCTGCTTGCATGAACCAGAAACATCTGCTTAGTTTCATCAAATCAAAACTACGAAAAGAACCTGATGAG GTTGTTATATTTAGGGATGGAAAGTATATGACATTGAAAGAAGTTTTTGAGAGTTTGGACTTGACTGG ATATGATCTCAATGTTGATTTGTTGGATGTTCATGCTGATAAGAGCACCTTTCATCGATTTGACAAATTCAATCTTAAATATAATCCTTGTGGGCAAAGCAGACTTAGAGAGATCTTTTTAAAGCAGGACAATCTTATCCAAG GACGTTTTCTGGCAGAAGTTACGAAGCAAGTGCTATCAGATCTTGAAACAAGCAAATATCAG atGGCAGAGTACAGGGTGTCCATATATGGAAGGAAACAAAGTGAATGGGACCAGTTGGCAAGTTGGTTTATtaacaatgaaatttatagtGAGACTACTGTTTGGTTAATTCAG TTACCACGATTGTATAATGTGTACAAGCAAATGGGAATTGTAAAATCTTTTCAGAATATTCTGGACAATGTTTTCATTCCACTATTTGAAGTTACAGTTGATCCGAATTCTCATCCTCAACTACACGTGTTCCTAAAAATG GTGGTTGGCTTTGATTTAGTTGATGATGAGAGTAAACCAGAGAGGCGTCCTACAAAGCACATGCCAACTCCTGCTGAATGGACTAATGAATTTAATCCTGCATATTCTTATTATGCCTACTACTTTTATGCAAACCTTTATACACTCAACAAG cTTCGTGAGTCAAAAGGAATGCAGACAATAAAACTCCGACCTCACTGTGGGGAG GCTGGTGATATTGACCATTTAGCTGCTGCTTTCCTTCTGTGCAACAATATATCTCACGGGATTAATCTCCGGAAATCCCCTGTTTTGCAGTACTTGTATTACCTTGCTCAG ATCGGATTGGCCATGTCTCCTCTGAGCAATAATTCCCTTTTCCTGGACTATCATCGCAACCCATTTCCTTCGTTCTTTCAGCGTGGGCTAAATGTTTCTCTTTCATCTGATGATCCTTTACAAATTCATTTGACGAAGGAAGCACTTGTAGAAGAGTACAGTGTTGCAGCACAG GTTTGGAAGCTCAGTGCTTGTGACTTATGTGAGATTGCTAGAAATTCTGTATACCAGTCTGGGTTTTTGCATATGTCAAAG TTGCATTGGCTTGGCAACAAATATTTCCTAAGAGGTCCAGAAGGGAATGACATTCAGAAGACAAATGTTCCAAACATGAGGATTGCCTTTCGACATGAg ACATGGATAGATGAGATGCAGTATCTTTACTCAGGGAGAGCAAGAATTCCAGAAGAAATAGATCCTGCGATGTAA